In Microbulbifer salipaludis, a genomic segment contains:
- the tuf gene encoding elongation factor Tu: MGKEKFERSKPHVNVGTIGHVDHGKTTLTAALTRVCSEVWGGAAVAFDGIDNAPEERERGITIATSHVEYESPTRHYAHVDCPGHADYVKNMITGAAQMDGAILVCGATDGPMPQTREHILLSRQVGVPYIVVFLNKADLLAEDCGGVGSEEYTEMLELVEMELRELLDQYEFPGDDTPIIAGSALMALNGEDDNELGTSAVKKLVETLDEYIPEPERAIDQPFLMPIEDVFSISGRGTVVTGRVERGIINTGDEIEIVGIKETTKTTCTGVEMFRKLLDEGRAGENIGALLRGTKRDEVERGQVLAKPGSITPHTKFEGEVYILSKDEGGRHTPFFKGYRPQFYFRTTDVTGAVELPEGTEMVMPGDNIQMSVTLICPIAMEEGLRFAIREGGRTVGAGVVAKIIE; the protein is encoded by the coding sequence ATGGGAAAAGAAAAGTTTGAACGTTCCAAGCCCCACGTAAACGTGGGCACCATCGGTCACGTTGACCACGGTAAAACCACCCTGACCGCTGCGCTGACTCGCGTATGTTCTGAAGTATGGGGCGGCGCTGCCGTTGCCTTCGACGGCATCGACAACGCTCCGGAAGAGCGTGAGCGTGGTATCACCATCGCGACCTCTCACGTGGAATACGAGTCCCCGACCCGTCACTACGCACACGTAGACTGCCCGGGACACGCCGACTACGTGAAGAACATGATCACCGGTGCTGCTCAGATGGACGGCGCTATCCTGGTATGTGGCGCGACCGACGGTCCTATGCCGCAGACTCGCGAGCACATCCTGCTGTCTCGCCAGGTAGGTGTACCGTACATCGTGGTATTCCTGAACAAGGCTGACCTGCTGGCAGAAGACTGTGGCGGCGTAGGCTCTGAAGAATACACCGAGATGCTGGAACTGGTTGAAATGGAGCTGCGCGAGCTGCTCGACCAGTACGAGTTCCCGGGTGACGACACTCCGATTATCGCTGGTTCTGCCCTGATGGCCCTGAACGGCGAAGACGACAACGAGCTGGGCACCTCTGCGGTTAAGAAGCTGGTAGAGACCCTGGACGAGTACATCCCGGAGCCGGAGCGTGCAATCGATCAGCCGTTCCTGATGCCGATCGAAGACGTATTCTCCATCTCTGGTCGCGGTACCGTAGTAACCGGCCGTGTAGAGCGTGGCATCATCAATACTGGCGACGAAATCGAAATCGTTGGTATCAAAGAGACCACCAAGACCACCTGTACCGGTGTTGAAATGTTCCGCAAGCTGCTGGACGAAGGCCGTGCTGGTGAGAACATCGGTGCGCTGCTGCGTGGCACCAAGCGTGACGAAGTTGAGCGTGGTCAGGTTCTGGCGAAGCCGGGCTCCATCACCCCGCACACCAAGTTCGAAGGTGAGGTGTACATCCTGTCCAAGGACGAAGGTGGTCGTCACACCCCGTTCTTCAAAGGCTACCGTCCGCAGTTCTACTTCCGTACTACCGACGTAACCGGTGCGGTTGAGCTGCCAGAAGGTACTGAAATGGTAATGCCGGGCGATAACATTCAGATGTCTGTGACTCTGATCTGCCCGATCGCCATGGAAGAAGGCCTGCGCTTCGCGATCCGTGAAGGTGGCCGTACCGTTGGTGCTGGCGTTGTAGCCAAGATCATCGAGTAA